A window of Mucilaginibacter paludis DSM 18603 contains these coding sequences:
- a CDS encoding serine hydrolase domain-containing protein codes for MLTINVAKGQSNRVDKVVDSCITKRNFNGAVLIARNGKIDYIKYTGLANRHYNIPFSAKSRFQIFSVTKTFTAVLIMQLYQQGKINLDSTIAAYYPEYKGEAAHKVTVRNLLTYSSGRYLKEMDPKFIPEAYDQNLWPVDTFINRYCSEKLIDTPGTKFNYSNGDYILLGRIIEKIYKKPFDVILREKILMPLKMLNTNYLRHEDIVPDLDEGYRNKEGSVDSLIMPTNHYIDNHFSAGAMYSTAQDLLIFDQAIFSHTLLKKSTVDTMLTSYPKLGDVAFGFWVYPRKIGNTNTVFAERQGGGYGNESNWVHLIDKGVTLILLSNTETTDLNKMRLDVLNVYLNSKQVRN; via the coding sequence ATGTTAACCATCAATGTGGCAAAGGGCCAGTCAAACCGGGTTGACAAAGTAGTGGATTCTTGTATTACAAAAAGAAATTTTAATGGGGCAGTTTTAATAGCCCGAAATGGCAAAATAGATTATATAAAATACACTGGTTTAGCAAATCGTCATTATAATATTCCATTCTCCGCTAAAAGCAGATTTCAGATATTTTCGGTAACCAAAACGTTCACTGCCGTACTGATTATGCAACTGTACCAACAAGGCAAGATCAATCTTGATTCAACAATAGCGGCCTATTACCCAGAATACAAAGGCGAAGCCGCTCACAAAGTAACTGTCAGGAACTTGCTAACTTATAGTAGTGGCCGCTATTTAAAAGAAATGGATCCCAAGTTTATTCCGGAAGCTTATGACCAAAATTTGTGGCCGGTTGATACGTTCATTAACCGATATTGCTCCGAGAAATTGATTGATACCCCAGGTACTAAATTCAATTATAGCAATGGCGATTATATTTTACTGGGCAGGATAATAGAGAAGATCTACAAAAAGCCATTTGATGTGATCCTGCGTGAAAAAATACTCATGCCACTTAAAATGCTTAATACCAACTACCTGCGTCATGAAGATATTGTACCGGATCTGGACGAAGGCTATCGCAATAAGGAGGGTAGCGTTGACTCCTTGATCATGCCCACTAACCATTATATCGATAATCATTTTTCTGCTGGAGCGATGTATTCTACGGCACAAGATTTATTAATTTTTGACCAGGCTATTTTTAGCCATACACTGCTTAAAAAATCGACGGTGGATACTATGTTAACTTCTTATCCAAAACTGGGTGATGTAGCCTTTGGCTTTTGGGTATATCCCAGAAAGATAGGTAATACAAATACCGTTTTTGCTGAGAGACAAGGTGGTGGCTACGGTAACGAATCGAACTGGGTACACTTGATAGATAAAGGAGTAACGCTCATATTGTTGTCGAATACTGAAACTACTGATTTAAACAAAATGAGATTAGATGTATTAAATGTTTACTTAAATAGCAAACAGGTTCGCAATTGA
- a CDS encoding nucleotidyltransferase domain-containing protein has translation MTETILQKLLELEQSENIKILYACESGSRAWGFASPDSDFDVRFIYVRPVNNYLGITELPDHVGLPVNEVLDIGGWDIKKSLTLFLKSNSTLYEWLQSPIVYQEHTAFADDLHKLMPEYFSLRSGANHYLSMAYNTLRDDLQTEEVKLKRYFYSLRPALACLWIIEKQTVPPMEFEPLRGMITNTEVQNAIDELLEKKKDAVEKAMIAPVTILNQWLSDTLDWCKERISELPSEKKYPDELNKLFRKYIQP, from the coding sequence ATGACGGAAACTATCCTCCAAAAACTGCTCGAACTGGAGCAATCGGAAAATATAAAAATACTGTACGCCTGCGAATCAGGCAGCCGGGCCTGGGGCTTTGCCTCGCCTGATAGTGATTTTGACGTTCGCTTTATATACGTCAGACCGGTTAACAATTACCTGGGTATAACCGAGCTGCCAGATCATGTGGGGCTTCCTGTTAACGAGGTGCTGGACATAGGTGGTTGGGATATCAAAAAATCACTAACGCTATTTCTGAAATCAAACAGTACACTGTACGAATGGCTGCAATCGCCAATCGTATATCAGGAGCATACCGCTTTCGCTGATGATCTGCATAAGCTGATGCCGGAATACTTTTCATTACGATCAGGTGCTAACCATTACCTGTCAATGGCATATAATACACTCCGGGACGACCTACAAACCGAAGAGGTTAAGCTGAAACGTTATTTCTACTCCCTTCGCCCGGCGTTGGCGTGTTTGTGGATAATAGAAAAGCAAACGGTACCGCCGATGGAATTTGAGCCTTTAAGGGGCATGATAACCAATACTGAAGTTCAAAATGCCATAGATGAGTTACTTGAAAAGAAAAAAGATGCGGTTGAAAAAGCAATGATAGCACCTGTTACAATACTTAACCAATGGCTGAGTGATACGCTTGATTGGTGCAAAGAGCGTATATCTGAGCTTCCGTCCGAAAAGAAGTACCCTGATGAATTGAATAAGCTCTTTAGAAAATATATCCAGCCATGA
- a CDS encoding TROVE domain-containing protein — translation MKFNLLSKTKTQTVNHAGEKAFTLSAEMELYTAVVTWSLNDSFYEKDEARLNRLRHLIYACEPRFVAKLAVYARTKMYMRSVPLVLVTELAKLHSGDNLVARATAGVVNRADEITELLACYELLNQRTGTKKLNRLSKQLQKGLSEAFNRFDGYQFAKYNRDGAIKLRDALFLVHPRAKDDAQQELFNKIVNGTLETPYTWEVELSAIGQVHYESDAAKALAFRAKWEELIDSGKLGYMALLRNLRNIQEAGVSYAHFEKVCARLADAGEVAKAEQFPFRYLAAYRELINPVVSKVPAPGVLAKLTALMQGSNKGYTGELLSALEKAVQASAVNIKGFDEDTRVLLACDVSGSMQVPVSAKSKILLYDVGLMLAMLLQSRCKNVEVGMFGDKWKTISVPRHNILGNVQEFYRREGEVGYATNGYLIIKDILQRKVQLDKVFLFTDGQLWNSNNTADHIQTLWLRYKAEVSPSAKLYLFDLKGYGQAPLQILRNDVYLVAGWSDKVFEVLAALENGGSALDAINKTEL, via the coding sequence ATGAAATTCAACCTGTTAAGCAAAACAAAAACACAAACGGTTAACCATGCCGGCGAAAAGGCGTTTACGCTATCGGCGGAGATGGAGCTGTACACAGCCGTGGTTACCTGGAGCTTAAACGATAGTTTTTACGAGAAAGACGAGGCACGTTTAAACCGCTTGCGTCACCTGATATATGCCTGCGAGCCACGCTTTGTAGCCAAGCTGGCGGTGTATGCCCGCACCAAAATGTATATGCGTTCGGTACCGCTGGTGCTGGTTACCGAATTGGCTAAGCTGCACTCGGGCGATAACCTGGTCGCCCGGGCAACGGCAGGGGTAGTTAACCGTGCGGACGAGATCACAGAGCTATTGGCCTGCTACGAATTGCTAAACCAACGCACCGGCACCAAAAAGCTGAACCGGCTGAGCAAGCAATTGCAAAAAGGACTAAGCGAAGCCTTTAACCGTTTCGATGGGTACCAGTTTGCCAAGTACAACCGCGATGGCGCTATCAAACTGCGCGATGCCTTGTTTTTGGTTCACCCACGGGCAAAGGATGATGCACAGCAAGAGCTGTTCAACAAAATAGTGAACGGTACTTTAGAAACGCCTTACACCTGGGAGGTGGAGTTATCGGCCATCGGCCAGGTACACTACGAGAGCGATGCGGCTAAGGCATTGGCCTTCCGCGCCAAGTGGGAAGAGCTGATAGACAGCGGCAAGTTAGGTTACATGGCTTTATTGCGTAACCTGCGCAACATACAAGAGGCGGGAGTAAGCTATGCACATTTCGAGAAGGTATGCGCCCGTTTGGCTGATGCCGGTGAGGTAGCTAAGGCCGAGCAGTTCCCGTTCCGTTATTTGGCGGCTTATCGCGAGCTGATCAATCCTGTAGTTAGCAAAGTACCTGCGCCAGGTGTATTGGCAAAGCTAACCGCTTTAATGCAAGGCAGTAACAAAGGTTACACTGGTGAACTGTTGAGCGCTTTAGAAAAAGCTGTACAGGCAAGCGCAGTCAACATCAAAGGTTTCGACGAGGACACCCGTGTGCTGTTAGCCTGCGATGTTTCGGGATCTATGCAGGTACCGGTATCTGCCAAAAGCAAGATACTCTTATACGATGTGGGCTTGATGCTGGCCATGCTGTTGCAAAGCCGTTGTAAAAACGTGGAGGTAGGTATGTTTGGCGACAAATGGAAAACCATCAGCGTACCACGCCATAACATATTAGGTAACGTACAGGAGTTTTACCGCCGCGAGGGCGAGGTGGGTTATGCCACTAACGGCTACCTGATTATCAAAGATATATTACAGCGTAAGGTACAACTGGACAAGGTATTTTTATTTACCGATGGCCAGTTATGGAACAGCAACAACACTGCCGACCATATCCAAACTTTATGGTTACGGTACAAGGCCGAGGTATCGCCAAGCGCGAAACTCTACCTGTTCGACCTGAAAGGCTACGGACAAGCGCCATTGCAAATATTACGCAATGATGTGTACCTGGTAGCCGGCTGGAGCGATAAAGTTTTTGAGGTGTTAGCAGCCTTAGAAAACGGTGGCTCGGCGCTGGATGCTATTAATAAAACAGAGCTGTAG